From a region of the Thermus caldilimi genome:
- a CDS encoding ATP-binding protein encodes MERIGVVLGRREATPLEFWVGVEGEGLLRLDDLVVVEGFHPKVGKVRYFGMVDLVAKAHEGESFDTDVFLAVEGKIPVSLAYVAHVSVTRIVPEEFFPPDPGSAVYLAREEDLELALYYDAMKNQRGSTKLPVGFLKSGEVAYLNLEFLNGVKGGHVNISGISGVAAKTSYATFLLKSLLESGVLEEAHQARVLLFNVKGEDLLFLDKPNLRLSEEARRDYQKLGLSPEPFRSVAFMAPPKKGEGGILPDVETRLEGVKAYHWDLVQFAQKGLLPFLFTDKGALTNLGFLVAHVTEKLRRLAEGQKGPHLLVADWPEGELPEDITFDDLGRVRLKSFADLVRYLEYKLLGPETKEGEGDRTWTARQARGTLEAFVRRLRSSVENVGHLVRGDRKGNPPDPLEGGEQVHVVDLAKLSPQAQMFVVGSLLSDLFAKKERGQYRGRVFVVLDELNKYAPRDEESPIKDVLLDIAERGRSLGVILIGAQQTASEVERRVVGNAAIRVVGRLDAAEAERPEYRYLPTSFRQRALILPQGMVILHQPEIPVPLLVRFPFPAWATKREEVLEDNSAEALRREFF; translated from the coding sequence ATGGAGCGTATCGGGGTGGTGTTGGGCAGGCGGGAGGCCACTCCCTTGGAGTTTTGGGTGGGGGTGGAGGGGGAGGGCCTTCTCCGCCTGGACGACTTGGTGGTGGTGGAGGGGTTCCACCCCAAGGTGGGCAAGGTCCGCTACTTCGGCATGGTGGACCTTGTGGCCAAGGCCCACGAGGGGGAAAGCTTTGACACCGATGTCTTTTTGGCGGTGGAGGGGAAGATTCCCGTGAGCCTGGCCTATGTGGCCCATGTGAGCGTGACCCGCATCGTGCCCGAAGAGTTTTTCCCTCCCGACCCGGGCTCTGCTGTGTACCTGGCCCGGGAAGAGGACCTGGAGCTTGCCCTTTACTACGACGCCATGAAAAACCAGAGGGGAAGCACCAAGCTTCCCGTGGGATTTTTAAAGAGCGGGGAAGTGGCCTACCTCAACCTGGAGTTCCTGAATGGGGTGAAGGGGGGGCACGTGAACATCTCAGGGATCAGCGGGGTGGCGGCCAAGACCAGCTACGCCACCTTCCTCCTCAAGAGCCTTTTGGAAAGCGGGGTCCTCGAGGAGGCCCACCAGGCCCGGGTGCTCCTCTTCAACGTGAAGGGGGAGGACCTCCTCTTCCTGGACAAGCCCAACCTGCGCCTTTCTGAGGAGGCTAGAAGGGACTACCAGAAGCTTGGCCTTTCCCCCGAACCCTTTAGAAGCGTGGCCTTCATGGCCCCGCCCAAGAAGGGAGAGGGGGGGATTCTCCCCGATGTGGAAACCCGCCTGGAGGGGGTGAAGGCGTATCACTGGGATCTGGTGCAGTTTGCCCAGAAGGGGCTTCTGCCCTTCCTCTTCACCGACAAGGGGGCCCTCACCAACCTGGGCTTTCTGGTGGCCCACGTGACGGAAAAGCTGAGGCGGCTTGCGGAGGGGCAGAAGGGGCCCCACCTCCTGGTGGCGGACTGGCCCGAAGGGGAGCTTCCCGAGGACATCACCTTTGACGACCTGGGCAGGGTGCGGCTGAAAAGCTTTGCCGACCTGGTGCGCTACCTGGAGTACAAGCTTTTGGGCCCCGAAACGAAGGAAGGGGAAGGGGATAGGACCTGGACCGCCCGCCAGGCCCGGGGGACCCTGGAGGCCTTCGTGCGGCGCCTCCGCTCCAGCGTGGAGAACGTGGGCCACCTGGTCCGGGGGGACCGCAAGGGCAACCCCCCGGACCCCCTGGAAGGGGGCGAACAGGTCCACGTGGTGGACCTGGCCAAGCTCTCTCCCCAGGCCCAGATGTTCGTGGTGGGGAGCCTTCTTTCCGACCTCTTTGCCAAAAAGGAGCGGGGCCAGTACCGGGGCCGGGTTTTCGTGGTGCTGGACGAGCTCAACAAGTACGCTCCCCGGGACGAGGAAAGCCCCATCAAGGACGTGCTGCTGGACATCGCCGAGCGGGGCCGCTCCTTGGGGGTGATCCTCATCGGGGCGCAGCAGACCGCCAGCGAGGTGGAGCGAAGGGTGGTGGGCAATGCCGCCATAAGGGTGGTGGGAAGGCTGGACGCCGCCGAGGCCGAGCGGCCCGAGTACCGCTACCTCCCCACCTCCTTCCGCCAGCGGGCCCTGATCCTGCCCCAGGGGATGGTGATCCTCCACCAGCCGGAGATCCCCGTGCCCCTTCTCGTGCGCTTTCCCTTCCCCGCCTGGGCCACCAAGCGGGAGGAGGTCCTCGAGGACAACTCCGCCGAGGCCTTGAGGAGGGAATTCTTTTAG
- the gcvPA gene encoding aminomethyl-transferring glycine dehydrogenase subunit GcvPA: MDYTPHTEEEIQAMLERVGAGSLEDLYRHLPKEVLNPEISLPEPLPEWAVLEELKRLAGKNKPAFKAFLGGGVRSHHTPPVVQALASRGEFLTAYTPYQPEVSQGVLQATFEYQTMVAELAGLEVANASLYDGATALAEGVLLALRETGRMRVLVSQGVHPEYREVLRSYLEAVGVELITLPLEGGRTPSGEVPERVGAVVAQNPNFLGALEDLAPLAEAAHRVGALFVAVADPLSLGVLEPPGAYGADIAVGDGQTLGLPMGFGGPHFGYLATKKAFVRQIPGRLVSETVDAEGKRGFILTLQAREQYIRRAKAKSNITTNAQLTALMGAMYLAALGPEGLKEVALKSVAMAHRLWELLLEIPGVEPFTPEPFFNEFVLRLPQKPQAVREALAARGFHAATPVPGEYGENLALFATTELHREEDLLALRAAMREVLA; the protein is encoded by the coding sequence ATGGACTACACGCCCCATACCGAGGAAGAGATCCAGGCCATGCTGGAACGGGTGGGGGCCGGAAGCCTCGAGGACCTCTACCGGCACCTGCCCAAGGAGGTTTTAAACCCCGAGATTTCCCTGCCTGAGCCCCTGCCGGAGTGGGCGGTGCTGGAGGAGCTCAAGCGGCTTGCAGGGAAAAACAAACCGGCCTTCAAGGCCTTTTTGGGGGGTGGGGTTCGTAGCCACCACACCCCGCCCGTGGTCCAGGCCCTGGCGAGCCGGGGCGAGTTTTTGACCGCCTACACCCCCTACCAGCCGGAGGTGAGCCAGGGGGTTCTGCAGGCCACCTTTGAGTACCAGACCATGGTGGCGGAGCTTGCGGGCCTCGAGGTGGCCAACGCCTCCTTGTACGACGGGGCCACTGCCCTGGCGGAGGGGGTTCTGCTGGCCTTGAGGGAAACGGGGAGGATGCGGGTTCTGGTTTCCCAAGGGGTACACCCGGAGTACCGGGAGGTGCTTAGGAGCTATTTGGAGGCGGTGGGGGTGGAGCTCATCACCCTGCCCCTGGAGGGGGGGCGCACCCCCTCGGGGGAGGTGCCCGAGAGGGTGGGGGCGGTGGTGGCGCAGAACCCCAACTTCCTGGGGGCCCTGGAGGACCTCGCCCCTTTGGCGGAGGCCGCCCACCGGGTGGGGGCGCTTTTCGTGGCGGTGGCCGACCCCCTTTCCCTGGGGGTTCTGGAACCTCCCGGGGCCTATGGGGCGGACATCGCTGTGGGGGATGGCCAGACTCTGGGCCTGCCCATGGGGTTTGGCGGGCCCCACTTCGGCTACCTGGCCACCAAGAAGGCCTTCGTGCGCCAGATCCCCGGGCGGCTGGTCTCGGAAACGGTGGACGCGGAGGGCAAGCGGGGTTTCATCCTTACCCTCCAGGCCCGGGAGCAGTACATTCGCCGGGCCAAGGCCAAGAGCAACATCACCACCAACGCCCAGCTCACCGCCCTCATGGGGGCCATGTACCTGGCGGCCTTGGGGCCAGAGGGGCTTAAGGAGGTGGCCCTGAAAAGCGTGGCCATGGCCCACCGCCTTTGGGAGCTTCTTCTGGAGATCCCAGGGGTGGAGCCCTTTACCCCAGAGCCCTTCTTTAATGAATTTGTTCTCAGGCTTCCCCAAAAACCCCAAGCGGTGCGGGAAGCCTTGGCGGCACGGGGCTTCCACGCCGCCACGCCGGTGCCCGGGGAGTACGGGGAGAACCTGGCCCTCTTCGCCACCACGGAGCTCCACCGGGAGGAGGACCTTTTGGCCCTACGAGCGGCCATGCGGGAGGTGTTGGCATGA
- a CDS encoding DNA double-strand break repair nuclease NurA: MAWRLYALELSRLEGTAGEALSGATAWEEGYPASFQPLEEPWEARRAHPKPWPEPLYFVDGRERVEAVLSDGRRLALLGCVAAGAVVYRQGSMRLLETRVRRVGVGLEETLRLGELVYEPLPLEGGAEPVSPLALQEGLGKARALLEEELSGELEGGLLVVDGPVRLRRRGPVLGYIKTHWARYLPEVREALLFTLKPGERTPMFKVRRKGQELASWYLRLPLPPEGVRPPESGLLRVETPLQGDFGALADLSLSLFPALASHPVKDSRAPQNLLPVGGLERELSRRMGRREVVARILARYQDSFSADLGGG, from the coding sequence ATGGCCTGGCGGCTTTACGCCCTGGAGCTTTCCCGCCTCGAGGGCACGGCGGGGGAGGCTCTTTCTGGGGCCACGGCTTGGGAGGAGGGCTACCCTGCCAGCTTCCAGCCCCTGGAGGAGCCATGGGAGGCCAGAAGGGCCCATCCTAAGCCCTGGCCCGAGCCTCTTTACTTTGTGGATGGCCGGGAGCGGGTGGAGGCGGTGCTTTCCGACGGGAGAAGGCTCGCCCTTTTGGGGTGCGTGGCTGCGGGCGCCGTGGTTTATCGGCAAGGGAGCATGCGCCTTTTGGAAACCAGGGTGCGTAGGGTGGGGGTGGGGTTGGAGGAGACCTTGCGTCTAGGGGAGCTGGTGTACGAACCCCTTCCCCTCGAGGGGGGTGCGGAACCGGTTTCCCCCCTGGCCTTGCAGGAAGGCTTGGGGAAAGCCCGGGCCCTCCTGGAGGAGGAGCTTTCGGGCGAGCTGGAAGGGGGCCTTCTCGTGGTGGATGGTCCCGTGCGCCTCAGGCGTCGGGGCCCGGTTTTGGGGTACATCAAGACCCACTGGGCCCGTTACCTTCCTGAGGTCAGGGAAGCCCTCCTCTTCACCCTGAAGCCCGGGGAGCGCACGCCCATGTTTAAGGTGCGCCGGAAGGGGCAGGAACTGGCCAGCTGGTACCTGCGCCTGCCCCTGCCCCCAGAAGGGGTGCGCCCGCCGGAAAGCGGGCTTCTCCGGGTAGAAACCCCGCTACAGGGGGATTTTGGCGCCCTGGCGGACCTATCCTTAAGCCTCTTTCCCGCCCTGGCCTCCCACCCGGTGAAGGATTCCCGGGCCCCGCAGAACCTTCTGCCCGTTGGGGGGCTTGAGCGGGAGCTTTCCCGGAGGATGGGGAGGCGCGAGGTAGTGGCCCGCATCCTGGCCCGGTACCAAGATAGCTTTTCGGCTGATCTGGGAGGTGGTTGA
- a CDS encoding rhodanese-like domain-containing protein, which produces MKKLAWLGLLLVLPVLAQATTATFSALTVREVGNFLSTLPADFYGIQPAAAKQMMDTLDVFILDVREPAEFKDGRIPGAVNIPIRDLPKRLGEIPKGKPIIVYCGIGHRGAMALLFLKGQGYNVKSILGGYKAWTGANLPVEK; this is translated from the coding sequence ATGAAGAAGCTCGCTTGGTTAGGCCTCTTGTTGGTCCTTCCGGTGCTGGCGCAGGCCACCACGGCCACCTTCTCCGCCCTCACGGTGCGGGAGGTGGGGAACTTCCTCTCCACCCTGCCCGCGGACTTCTACGGCATCCAGCCCGCGGCAGCCAAGCAGATGATGGACACCCTGGATGTCTTCATCCTGGACGTGCGGGAGCCTGCGGAGTTCAAGGATGGCCGGATCCCCGGAGCCGTCAACATCCCCATTCGCGACCTGCCTAAGCGCCTGGGGGAGATCCCCAAGGGCAAGCCCATCATCGTCTACTGCGGCATCGGGCACCGGGGAGCCATGGCTTTGCTCTTCCTAAAGGGCCAGGGGTACAACGTGAAGAGCATCCTGGGCGGGTACAAGGCCTGGACCGGGGCCAACCTGCCGGTGGAAAAGTAG
- the gcvPB gene encoding aminomethyl-transferring glycine dehydrogenase subunit GcvPB, whose product MSYPLIFERSRPGRRGLRLVQEVPEATRYIPEQFLRKDPPRLPEVDELTLVRHYTGLSRRQVGVDTTFYPLGSCTMKYNPKLHEEAVRLFADLHPYQDPKTVQGALALMWQLAEYLKALTGMDAITLEPAAGAHGELTGILIIRAYHEDRGEGKQRRLVLVPDSAHGSNPATASMAGYQVKEVPSGADGEVDLEALKRELGPHVAAIMLTNPNTLGLFERRILEISRLAKEAGVQLYYDGANLNAILGWARPGDMGFDVVHLNLHKTFTVPHGGGGPGSGPVGVKAHLAPYLPVPTVERGEEGFYLSFDRPKSIGRVRSFYGNFLALVRAWAYIRTLGLEGLKKAAALSVLNARYLKELLKEKGYRVPYEGPCMHEFVAQPPQGFRALDIAKGLLELGFHPPTVYFPLIVKEALMVEPTETESKETLEAFAEAMGELLQKPKEWLEGAPYTTPVRRLDEVRANKYPKLTYFDQV is encoded by the coding sequence ATGAGCTATCCCCTGATCTTTGAGCGAAGCCGCCCGGGAAGGCGGGGCTTAAGGCTGGTGCAGGAGGTTCCCGAGGCCACCCGCTACATCCCGGAGCAGTTCCTGCGCAAGGACCCACCCCGGTTGCCCGAGGTGGACGAGCTCACCCTGGTGCGCCACTACACGGGGCTTTCCCGCCGCCAGGTGGGGGTGGATACCACCTTCTACCCCTTGGGGAGCTGCACCATGAAGTACAACCCCAAGCTCCACGAGGAGGCGGTGCGGCTTTTCGCCGACCTGCACCCCTACCAGGACCCCAAGACCGTTCAGGGGGCTTTGGCGCTCATGTGGCAGCTTGCGGAGTACCTGAAGGCCCTCACGGGCATGGATGCCATCACCCTGGAGCCCGCCGCCGGGGCCCACGGGGAGCTCACCGGGATCCTCATCATCCGCGCCTACCACGAGGACCGGGGGGAGGGGAAGCAGAGGCGGCTGGTTTTGGTCCCGGATTCCGCCCACGGCTCCAACCCCGCCACCGCCAGCATGGCGGGGTACCAGGTGAAGGAGGTTCCTTCCGGGGCGGATGGGGAGGTGGACCTTGAGGCCCTGAAACGGGAGCTTGGTCCCCACGTGGCCGCCATCATGCTCACCAACCCCAACACCCTGGGCCTTTTTGAGCGGCGCATCCTGGAGATCTCCCGCCTGGCCAAGGAGGCCGGGGTGCAGCTTTACTACGACGGGGCCAACCTGAACGCCATCCTGGGTTGGGCCCGTCCGGGGGACATGGGCTTTGACGTGGTCCACCTGAACCTGCACAAGACCTTCACCGTGCCCCACGGGGGCGGGGGGCCGGGCTCGGGGCCGGTGGGGGTGAAGGCCCACCTGGCCCCCTACCTGCCCGTGCCCACGGTGGAGCGGGGGGAGGAGGGTTTTTACCTAAGCTTTGACCGCCCCAAGAGCATCGGCCGGGTGCGAAGCTTTTACGGGAATTTCCTGGCCCTGGTGCGGGCCTGGGCCTACATCCGCACCCTGGGGTTAGAGGGCCTCAAGAAGGCCGCGGCCCTCTCCGTCCTCAACGCCCGCTACCTCAAGGAACTCCTCAAGGAGAAGGGCTACCGGGTGCCCTACGAGGGCCCTTGCATGCACGAGTTCGTGGCCCAGCCCCCCCAGGGCTTCCGCGCCTTGGACATCGCCAAGGGCCTTTTGGAGCTGGGCTTCCACCCACCCACGGTCTACTTCCCCCTGATCGTAAAGGAGGCCCTTATGGTGGAGCCCACGGAAACGGAGAGCAAGGAGACCCTCGAGGCCTTCGCCGAGGCCATGGGGGAGCTTTTGCAAAAGCCCAAGGAGTGGCTGGAAGGAGCCCCCTACACCACCCCGGTGCGGCGGCTGGACGAGGTGCGGGCCAACAAGTACCCCAAGCTCACCTACTTTGACCAGGTGTAA
- a CDS encoding NAD-dependent malic enzyme: MPVSRYYDVKRDERGERYLEPYVSGFLLLRLPLLNKGTAFTEEERRALGLEGLLPPHVNTLEEQKERVYRRYRLVQSPLEKHIYLRHLQDRNEVLFYALLVDHLEEMLPILYTPTVGEAVREFSHIYRYPRGFTASTRNIDHVDEALANVPLEEVRLIVATDSSAILGIGDQGYGGMAISIGKLTIYTAAGGVGPDKTLPVELDVGTDREDLLMDPLYLGVRHKRLRGEEYYRFLDRFVEAVRKRYPKALIQWEDFAKETAFAVLERYRKVIPSFNDDIQGTGAVALAGVLSACRLKGEKLSEQVIVIYGAGAGGIGVAWALREGMKREGLSEEEARARVLVLDSKGLLLEGRSMEAYKQPYAQRQERIAGWEFAGSYPNLLETIRNARATVLLGLSGQGGSFTEPVARAMLENTSRPVIFPLSNPTSASEALPDDLIYWTEGRALVAAGSPFPPVGYMGRTIPIGQGNNAFIFPGLGLGAVLARAREVTDGMVLEAAYALYDYTQSHFPELLYPPVSRLREVSPYVAARVMQKALEEGVAEEERVKGLSFKGLMEFVRSRFWEPKYLPYRPAPVI; the protein is encoded by the coding sequence ATGCCGGTTAGCCGCTATTACGATGTCAAGCGGGACGAACGAGGCGAGCGCTACCTGGAGCCCTACGTTTCCGGTTTTCTTTTGCTTCGGCTTCCCCTTCTCAACAAGGGTACGGCCTTCACTGAGGAGGAGCGGCGGGCCCTGGGCCTCGAGGGACTCCTTCCCCCCCATGTGAACACCCTGGAGGAGCAGAAGGAGCGGGTTTACCGCCGCTACCGCCTTGTCCAGAGCCCTTTGGAAAAGCACATCTACCTTCGCCACCTCCAGGACCGCAACGAGGTGCTTTTTTACGCCCTTTTGGTGGATCACCTGGAGGAGATGTTGCCCATCCTCTACACCCCCACGGTGGGGGAGGCGGTGCGGGAGTTTTCCCACATTTACCGGTACCCTCGAGGCTTCACCGCCAGCACCCGGAACATAGACCATGTTGACGAGGCCCTGGCCAACGTGCCCTTAGAGGAGGTGCGCCTCATCGTGGCCACGGACTCCTCCGCCATCCTGGGAATCGGGGACCAGGGGTATGGGGGCATGGCCATTTCCATCGGAAAGCTCACCATCTACACCGCCGCAGGGGGCGTGGGGCCCGACAAAACCCTTCCCGTGGAGCTGGACGTGGGCACGGACCGGGAGGATCTCCTCATGGATCCCCTTTACCTGGGGGTGCGGCACAAGCGCCTGAGGGGCGAGGAGTACTACCGCTTCCTGGACCGGTTCGTGGAGGCGGTGCGCAAGCGCTACCCCAAGGCCCTAATCCAATGGGAGGACTTTGCCAAGGAGACGGCCTTCGCCGTTTTGGAGCGTTACCGCAAGGTGATACCCTCCTTCAATGACGACATCCAGGGGACAGGAGCGGTGGCTTTGGCAGGGGTGCTCTCCGCCTGCCGTCTGAAGGGGGAGAAGCTTTCCGAGCAGGTGATCGTGATTTATGGGGCGGGCGCCGGGGGTATCGGGGTGGCTTGGGCCCTGCGGGAGGGCATGAAGCGGGAAGGGCTTTCCGAGGAGGAGGCCCGGGCCCGGGTTTTGGTTCTTGATTCCAAGGGGTTGCTCTTGGAGGGCCGGAGCATGGAGGCCTACAAGCAACCCTATGCGCAAAGGCAGGAGCGCATCGCCGGGTGGGAGTTTGCGGGTTCCTACCCCAATCTTTTGGAAACTATTCGCAACGCCCGGGCCACGGTGCTTCTGGGCCTTTCCGGCCAAGGGGGGAGCTTTACCGAGCCGGTGGCGCGGGCCATGCTGGAAAACACGTCTCGCCCGGTGATCTTTCCCCTTTCCAACCCCACCTCCGCCTCCGAGGCCCTGCCCGATGACCTCATCTACTGGACGGAGGGAAGGGCCCTGGTGGCGGCAGGTAGCCCCTTTCCCCCGGTGGGCTACATGGGGCGGACCATTCCCATCGGCCAGGGGAACAACGCTTTCATCTTTCCGGGCCTAGGCCTTGGGGCGGTTTTGGCCCGGGCCCGGGAGGTGACGGACGGGATGGTGCTGGAGGCGGCTTACGCCCTTTACGACTACACGCAAAGCCATTTTCCCGAGCTCCTTTACCCTCCGGTTTCCCGGCTGAGGGAGGTTTCCCCTTACGTGGCCGCTCGGGTGATGCAGAAGGCCCTCGAGGAGGGCGTAGCGGAGGAGGAAAGGGTGAAGGGCCTTTCCTTCAAGGGGCTGATGGAGTTCGTGCGTAGCCGCTTCTGGGAGCCCAAGTACCTCCCCTACCGCCCGGCCCCGGTAATCTAG
- a CDS encoding 4Fe-4S dicluster domain-containing protein — protein MPRYAMAIDLSLCVGCAACAVACKMENQVPPGVFNLWIREREMGTYPDLVVEFRPEQCLHCENPPCVPVCPTGASYQTKDGLVLVDPKKCIACGACIAACPYDARYLHPAGYVSKCTFCAHRVEKGQVPACVETCPTYCRTFGDLDDPESPVSRALREAGRVDVLRPELGTKPKLFYLNAPSKKGLTRESEVRHD, from the coding sequence ATGCCCCGCTACGCCATGGCCATAGACCTTAGCCTCTGCGTGGGCTGCGCCGCCTGCGCCGTGGCCTGCAAGATGGAAAACCAGGTGCCCCCAGGGGTCTTCAACCTCTGGATCCGGGAGCGGGAGATGGGCACCTATCCAGATTTGGTGGTGGAGTTCCGCCCCGAGCAGTGCCTGCACTGCGAAAACCCGCCCTGCGTGCCCGTCTGCCCCACCGGGGCCAGCTACCAGACCAAGGATGGGCTGGTGCTGGTGGACCCGAAAAAGTGCATCGCCTGTGGGGCCTGCATCGCCGCCTGCCCTTACGACGCCCGCTACCTCCACCCGGCGGGTTACGTGAGCAAGTGCACCTTCTGCGCCCACCGGGTGGAAAAGGGCCAGGTACCCGCCTGCGTGGAAACCTGCCCCACCTACTGCCGCACCTTTGGGGACCTGGACGACCCGGAAAGCCCCGTGTCCCGGGCCCTGCGGGAAGCGGGGCGGGTGGACGTGCTCCGGCCCGAGCTAGGCACAAAGCCCAAGCTCTTCTACCTCAACGCCCCGTCCAAGAAGGGGCTCACCCGGGAAAGCGAGGTGCGCCATGACTGA
- the gcvT gene encoding glycine cleavage system aminomethyltransferase GcvT, with protein sequence MKKTPLYQAHLRHGGRMVEFAGYALPLQYTSIVEEHLAVRRGAGLFDVSHMGEFLIRGKEALAFLQWATVNDASKLKVGRAQYSMLPNAQGGVVDDIYLYRLGEEEYLMVVNAANIAKDWAHLKKLSQGFAVELADISEETALLALQGPKAASLLQGLTDTDLSQKRKNDVFTAQVAGRPARLARTGYTGEDGFELFLAPEDAEAVFEALWEAGATPAGLGARDTLRLEAGFPLYGHELTDGTNPLCTPWAWVVKKEKDFHGKEAMLATPCAEKLIGLVLEAGIPREGYRVYSGDRPVGRVTSGGYSPLLEKGIALAYVEKEAAEPFFVEVRGRKVGASLSSLPFVPLK encoded by the coding sequence ATGAAGAAGACCCCGCTTTACCAAGCCCACCTGCGCCATGGGGGGCGCATGGTGGAGTTTGCCGGCTACGCCCTCCCCCTGCAGTACACCTCCATTGTGGAGGAGCACCTGGCCGTGCGCCGGGGGGCTGGGCTTTTCGACGTGAGCCACATGGGGGAGTTCCTGATCCGGGGCAAGGAGGCCCTGGCCTTCCTCCAGTGGGCCACGGTTAACGACGCCTCCAAGCTCAAGGTGGGCCGGGCCCAGTACTCCATGCTCCCCAACGCCCAAGGGGGTGTGGTGGACGACATCTACCTCTACCGCCTGGGAGAAGAGGAGTACCTCATGGTGGTGAACGCCGCCAACATCGCCAAGGACTGGGCGCACCTTAAGAAGCTCTCCCAGGGCTTTGCCGTGGAGCTTGCCGACATCTCCGAGGAAACCGCCCTCTTGGCCTTGCAGGGTCCCAAGGCGGCTTCCCTTCTCCAGGGCCTGACGGATACGGACCTTTCCCAAAAGCGGAAGAACGATGTGTTCACCGCCCAGGTGGCCGGTAGGCCCGCCCGGCTGGCCCGCACCGGGTACACGGGGGAGGATGGCTTTGAGCTTTTTCTGGCTCCCGAGGATGCCGAGGCCGTCTTTGAAGCCCTTTGGGAGGCGGGAGCGACCCCGGCGGGCCTGGGAGCCCGGGACACCCTGAGGCTGGAGGCTGGGTTTCCCCTCTACGGCCACGAGCTTACCGATGGCACCAACCCCCTTTGTACCCCTTGGGCTTGGGTGGTGAAGAAGGAAAAGGATTTCCACGGCAAGGAGGCGATGCTGGCCACCCCTTGCGCCGAGAAGCTCATCGGGCTGGTGTTAGAGGCGGGGATTCCCCGGGAGGGGTATAGGGTGTATTCCGGCGACCGCCCGGTGGGCCGGGTGACCAGCGGGGGCTATTCTCCCCTTTTGGAAAAAGGCATCGCCCTGGCCTACGTGGAAAAGGAGGCGGCGGAGCCCTTCTTTGTGGAGGTGCGGGGGCGCAAGGTGGGGGCTTCTCTTAGCTCATTGCCTTTTGTGCCGCTAAAATAG
- the gcvH gene encoding glycine cleavage system protein GcvH: MDIPKDRFYTKTHEWALPEGDTVLVGITDYAQDALGDVVYVELPEVGRKVEKGEAVAVVESVKTASDIYAPVSGEVVEVNTALEKTPELINQDPYGEGWIFRIRPLDMGHLDDLLDAAGYQEVLESEG, from the coding sequence ATGGACATACCTAAGGACCGTTTTTACACCAAGACCCACGAGTGGGCCCTGCCCGAAGGGGACACCGTTTTGGTGGGCATTACCGACTACGCTCAGGACGCACTTGGGGACGTGGTGTACGTGGAGTTACCCGAGGTGGGGCGCAAGGTGGAGAAGGGCGAGGCGGTGGCCGTGGTGGAGAGCGTGAAGACCGCCTCTGACATCTATGCCCCGGTATCGGGTGAGGTGGTGGAGGTGAACACCGCTTTGGAGAAGACTCCGGAGCTCATCAACCAGGATCCCTATGGGGAGGGCTGGATCTTCCGCATCCGTCCCCTGGACATGGGGCACCTGGATGACCTGCTGGATGCCGCTGGCTACCAGGAGGTTTTGGAGAGCGAAGGGTAA
- a CDS encoding response regulator transcription factor, which produces MATVLVVEDEPAVRLGVRLALEKAGHRVLEAATSQEAWPRLREAEAVVLDWMLPDEPGTRLLERMRQGAYPELPVLMLTARAEVRDRVEGLSRGADDYLVKPFATEELLARLEALLRRAGRRKVLRRGPLLLDLERKEASLDGKPVPLTRREFELLAFLAQRPGRVYSREELLEAVWGQDYLGTPRTVDQHVLQLREKLGEDPKAPRFLETVRGMGYRFKVVPQETNHDPSQTKGEG; this is translated from the coding sequence GTGGCCACGGTCCTTGTGGTGGAGGACGAGCCAGCGGTGCGGCTTGGGGTGCGGCTGGCCCTGGAAAAAGCCGGGCACAGGGTGCTGGAAGCCGCCACCTCCCAGGAAGCCTGGCCAAGGTTGCGGGAAGCGGAAGCCGTGGTCCTGGACTGGATGCTCCCCGACGAACCCGGCACCCGGCTCCTGGAGCGTATGCGTCAAGGAGCCTACCCCGAGCTTCCCGTCCTCATGCTCACCGCCCGGGCCGAGGTGCGGGACCGGGTGGAGGGGCTTTCCCGCGGGGCTGACGACTATCTGGTAAAACCCTTCGCCACCGAGGAACTCTTGGCCCGCCTCGAGGCCCTTCTTCGGCGCGCGGGCAGGCGGAAGGTCCTCAGGCGCGGACCCCTTCTCCTGGACCTGGAGCGCAAGGAGGCCAGCCTGGACGGCAAGCCCGTGCCTCTCACCCGGCGGGAGTTTGAACTCCTGGCCTTCCTGGCCCAGCGCCCAGGCCGGGTCTACTCCCGGGAGGAGCTTCTGGAAGCGGTCTGGGGCCAGGACTACCTGGGCACTCCGAGGACGGTGGACCAGCACGTGCTCCAGCTCCGGGAGAAGCTGGGCGAAGACCCCAAGGCCCCCCGCTTTCTGGAAACCGTGCGGGGCATGGGGTACCGCTTCAAGGTGGTCCCCCAAGAAACGAACCACGATCCCAGCCAAACCAAGGGGGAAGGGTGA